From a region of the Tenggerimyces flavus genome:
- a CDS encoding PQQ-dependent sugar dehydrogenase: MSRHRTWRRQALAQLAAGLLIAGVVVATGAEPAVAAPTRYEAENASIAQGVVESNHAGFSGTGFVNYDNAVGSSVLFSVDAASAGSAALTIRYANGTAVNRPMDVVVNGTVVADERAFNGTGTWTTWQQTVVNANLVAGTNTIRAVATTANGGPNLDYVDVEFTPAATDYQAETATITQGVVESNHAGFTGTGFVNYDNVVGSAVQFTVTAAAAGATGLRFRYANGTTVNRPMDVIVNGAVVADDRAFEGTGAWTTWQELVVNASLTAGTNTVRTVSSTVNGGPNLDRLQVVPPADAEQPTTPGQPVCSDLSFDSLTLTWPESTDNVGVVAYDIYHQGQRIAEAPEPPGSPYRLTGLRPNARYELSVFARDAAGNVSDTSPEAVCTTTADPGDPTPPSAPGQPSASNVGQTSATLSWGASTDSRGVTSYDLRNDANNAVIDSVAGTPPATTKALTTLACDTAYVLHVVAKDAAGNTSAKSPTVSFRTGACAGGNNPGTPSQVSTGWSIPWDIAWSPDGTFGLVTERDSFRVFRINKNGSGKTQVGTVPNSATTDGEGGLMGVAFSPTWSGTSDQEVFFMHTSSDNNRIAKMSFNGTTLSSYSVVLNGIRKNRYHNGGRIRFGPDGFLYVSTGDAQQSNLAQDRNSLNGKILRITKSGAAAPGNPFGTTIYSYGHRNPQGLAWDAAGRLWSSELGNSSVDELNLIEPGKNYGWPTCEGNCSVAGMTNPKRTWTTAEASPSGLAYANGALFMAALRGQRMWRIVLNGTSVGSVTSHWNGTYGRLRAVAKVPGENAIWFGTTNADNNGGQPDGSDRFLRSNLS; encoded by the coding sequence ATGAGTCGTCATCGAACGTGGCGCCGGCAAGCGCTTGCCCAGCTCGCTGCCGGCCTACTGATCGCAGGAGTGGTGGTCGCCACCGGCGCCGAGCCGGCGGTGGCGGCCCCCACCAGGTACGAGGCGGAGAACGCCTCGATCGCGCAGGGCGTGGTCGAGTCCAACCACGCGGGCTTCAGCGGTACCGGGTTCGTCAACTACGACAACGCGGTGGGCAGCTCGGTGCTGTTCAGCGTCGACGCGGCCAGCGCCGGGAGTGCGGCGTTGACGATCCGGTACGCGAACGGGACGGCCGTGAACCGGCCGATGGACGTCGTCGTCAACGGCACGGTCGTCGCCGACGAGCGCGCGTTCAACGGCACGGGTACGTGGACGACCTGGCAGCAGACAGTGGTCAACGCGAACCTGGTCGCCGGCACGAACACGATCCGCGCCGTGGCCACGACCGCGAACGGCGGGCCGAACCTCGACTACGTCGACGTCGAGTTCACACCCGCGGCGACGGACTACCAGGCGGAGACCGCGACGATCACCCAAGGCGTCGTCGAGTCCAACCACGCGGGCTTCACCGGCACGGGGTTCGTCAACTACGACAACGTGGTCGGCAGCGCCGTCCAGTTCACCGTGACCGCGGCGGCAGCGGGCGCGACCGGCCTGAGATTCCGGTACGCGAACGGGACGACCGTGAACCGGCCGATGGACGTCATCGTTAACGGCGCCGTCGTGGCCGACGACCGCGCGTTCGAGGGCACCGGCGCCTGGACGACGTGGCAGGAGCTCGTCGTCAACGCCAGCTTGACAGCTGGCACCAACACCGTACGGACGGTCTCGTCCACGGTGAACGGCGGACCGAACCTCGACCGCCTGCAGGTCGTACCGCCGGCCGACGCCGAGCAGCCCACGACGCCGGGACAGCCGGTGTGCAGCGACCTCAGCTTCGACTCGCTGACGCTGACGTGGCCGGAGTCGACGGACAACGTCGGCGTGGTGGCGTACGACATCTACCACCAGGGCCAACGGATCGCCGAGGCGCCGGAGCCGCCGGGTTCGCCGTACCGGCTGACGGGGCTGCGTCCGAACGCGCGGTACGAGTTGTCGGTGTTCGCGCGCGACGCGGCCGGGAACGTGTCCGACACCAGCCCCGAGGCCGTGTGCACGACGACCGCGGACCCGGGTGACCCGACACCGCCGTCCGCACCCGGGCAGCCGTCAGCGTCGAACGTCGGCCAGACCTCGGCGACGCTGAGCTGGGGCGCGTCGACCGACAGCCGCGGCGTGACGTCGTACGACCTCCGCAACGACGCGAACAACGCGGTGATCGACTCGGTGGCGGGTACGCCGCCGGCGACGACGAAGGCCCTGACCACGTTGGCCTGCGACACCGCGTACGTCCTGCACGTGGTGGCGAAGGACGCCGCGGGGAACACGTCGGCGAAGAGTCCGACGGTGAGCTTCCGGACGGGAGCCTGCGCGGGCGGCAACAACCCGGGCACGCCGTCGCAGGTGTCGACTGGCTGGTCGATCCCGTGGGACATCGCGTGGTCGCCGGACGGGACGTTCGGGTTAGTGACCGAGCGGGACAGCTTCCGGGTGTTCAGAATCAACAAGAACGGCAGCGGGAAGACGCAGGTCGGCACGGTCCCGAACTCGGCGACGACCGATGGGGAGGGTGGACTGATGGGCGTCGCGTTCTCACCGACGTGGAGCGGGACGAGCGACCAGGAGGTGTTCTTCATGCACACCTCGAGCGACAACAACCGGATCGCGAAGATGTCGTTCAACGGCACGACACTGTCCTCGTACTCCGTTGTGCTGAACGGGATTCGCAAGAACCGCTACCACAACGGCGGGCGGATCCGGTTCGGTCCGGACGGGTTCCTGTACGTGTCGACCGGCGACGCACAGCAGAGCAACCTGGCGCAGGACCGGAACTCGCTGAACGGCAAGATCCTGCGGATCACCAAGTCGGGCGCGGCCGCGCCGGGCAACCCGTTCGGGACGACGATCTACTCCTACGGCCACCGCAACCCGCAAGGCCTGGCCTGGGACGCCGCCGGGCGGCTGTGGTCGTCGGAGCTGGGGAACTCGTCGGTCGACGAGCTCAACCTGATCGAGCCGGGGAAGAACTACGGCTGGCCCACGTGTGAGGGCAACTGCAGCGTGGCCGGGATGACGAACCCGAAGCGCACCTGGACGACGGCCGAGGCCTCGCCCTCGGGTCTGGCGTACGCGAACGGTGCCCTCTTCATGGCAGCGCTGCGTGGCCAACGGATGTGGCGGATCGTCCTGAACGGCACCTCGGTCGGCTCGGTGACCTCGCACTGGAACGGCACGTACGGCCGCCTCCGTGCGGTGGCGAAGGTGCCGGGCGAGAATGCGATCTGGTTCGGCACGACGAACGCCGACAACAACGGCGGCCAACCCGACGGCTCGGACCGCTTCCTTCGCTCCAACCTGAGCTAG
- a CDS encoding 4-hydroxybenzoate 3-monooxygenase, producing the protein MRTQVAIIGAGPAGLVLSQLLHLAGISSVVLEVRDRAYVESRVRAGVLEQGSVDLLRACGLGARLDREGMPHEGINLQFAGARHRVPVTALTGRSITVYGQQEVVKDAIAARLADGGDVRFSVSDVRLSGLAASPRVAFVENGREALLECDFVAGCDGFHGVSRSFVPDGVLTTYERTYPFAWLGILAEAPPSTEELIYCHSPRGFALVSMRSPSISRLYLQVAPDEPLSEWSDSRVWDELQQRLAMPGWELAEGVVLDKGITAMRSLVTEPLQWKRLFLAGDAVHIVPPTGAKGMNLALADVRLLGTALASWYTTGSRALLDSYSSDCLWRVWRAQHFSWWMTSMLHKFPDHDPYEEKLQLSQLRYLTTSESYARSLSENYVGLP; encoded by the coding sequence ATGCGCACCCAGGTGGCGATCATCGGCGCGGGGCCGGCGGGCTTGGTGTTGTCTCAGCTGCTGCACCTGGCGGGGATTTCCTCGGTGGTGTTGGAGGTTCGGGATCGCGCGTACGTGGAGAGCCGCGTGCGGGCAGGCGTACTGGAGCAGGGCTCGGTGGACCTGCTGCGTGCGTGCGGACTCGGGGCGCGGCTCGATCGCGAGGGGATGCCGCACGAGGGGATCAACCTGCAGTTCGCCGGCGCGCGGCATCGGGTGCCGGTGACGGCGCTGACGGGGCGTTCGATCACGGTGTACGGGCAGCAGGAGGTGGTGAAGGACGCGATCGCCGCGCGGCTCGCTGATGGAGGCGACGTGCGCTTCTCGGTGTCGGACGTTCGGCTGTCCGGCCTGGCTGCTTCACCACGGGTCGCCTTCGTGGAGAACGGGCGGGAGGCATTGCTCGAGTGCGACTTCGTGGCGGGGTGCGACGGCTTCCACGGAGTGTCGCGGTCGTTCGTACCGGACGGCGTGCTGACGACGTACGAACGGACGTATCCCTTTGCCTGGTTGGGAATCCTCGCCGAAGCGCCGCCGTCGACCGAAGAGCTGATCTACTGCCACTCGCCGCGCGGCTTCGCCCTGGTGAGCATGCGGTCGCCTTCGATCTCGCGCCTCTACCTCCAAGTGGCGCCGGACGAGCCGCTGTCGGAGTGGTCGGACTCCCGCGTCTGGGACGAGCTCCAACAGCGCCTCGCCATGCCTGGTTGGGAGTTGGCCGAGGGTGTCGTGCTCGACAAGGGCATCACCGCGATGCGCAGCCTCGTCACCGAACCCCTGCAGTGGAAGCGCCTCTTCCTCGCTGGTGATGCGGTCCACATCGTGCCGCCGACCGGAGCGAAAGGCATGAACCTCGCGCTGGCCGACGTCCGCCTCCTCGGAACTGCCCTCGCCTCCTGGTACACCACCGGCTCCCGCGCCCTGCTCGACTCGTACTCGTCGGACTGTCTGTGGCGCGTCTGGCGAGCCCAGCACTTCTCCTGGTGGATGACCTCGATGCTGCACAAGTTCCCGGACCACGATCCGTACGAGGAGAAGCTCCAGCTCTCCCAGCTCCGCTACCTCACCACCTCCGAGTCCTACGCCCGCAGCCTCAGCGAGAACTACGTCGGCCTCCCCTAG
- a CDS encoding CynX/NimT family MFS transporter: MEKTAPVRLPVWVTLLGVALVAVNLRAAIAAVSPLLPSLQADLGLSRGAAGLLTSLPVLCFSLLSAAAAGLGRRLGSERALVIGMLALVLGSAIRFVPSVPWVFAGTIVIGAAITVGNVLVPSVIKQHFADRSGPVTGMYTGVLIAGAAAASAISAPLALSAGWGWRGALAVWAVPALLAALVWVPLSRQAHRPPEQTFRARTVLGNPVMWALAIFMGCQSLLYFAVLAWLPALLHDAEISLGAAGFALSLFNLLGIASAFVMPTLAARAKSQVYPGLLICLGWAVGVVGLLLAPSLYLVWTFFAGLAQGASISFVFALIVLRSRTPDVARGLSGTVQTIGYVLGATGPFAMGALRDSTSGWTAPLLVLVGVIVVMSVCALGAGRNSTVG, translated from the coding sequence GTGGAGAAGACGGCGCCGGTGCGACTGCCGGTCTGGGTGACGCTGCTCGGGGTCGCGCTGGTCGCGGTCAACCTGCGGGCCGCGATCGCTGCTGTGTCGCCACTGTTGCCGTCGCTCCAGGCGGATCTCGGGCTGTCCCGTGGCGCGGCGGGATTGTTAACCTCCTTGCCTGTTCTCTGCTTCAGCCTGTTGTCGGCCGCCGCCGCGGGCCTCGGCCGGCGGCTGGGGAGCGAACGGGCGCTGGTCATCGGCATGCTCGCGCTGGTGCTCGGCAGCGCGATCCGGTTCGTACCGTCCGTCCCGTGGGTCTTCGCCGGAACGATCGTCATCGGCGCGGCGATCACCGTGGGGAACGTGCTCGTCCCGAGCGTGATCAAGCAGCACTTCGCGGACCGATCCGGCCCGGTGACAGGCATGTACACGGGAGTACTCATCGCCGGTGCCGCTGCGGCCTCCGCGATCAGCGCACCCCTTGCACTGTCGGCGGGTTGGGGCTGGCGTGGGGCACTGGCGGTGTGGGCCGTTCCCGCGTTGCTCGCCGCGCTCGTATGGGTGCCGCTGTCGCGGCAGGCGCATCGCCCACCGGAGCAGACGTTCCGCGCGCGGACGGTGCTCGGCAACCCGGTGATGTGGGCGCTCGCGATCTTCATGGGCTGCCAGTCGCTGTTGTACTTCGCCGTTCTCGCCTGGCTTCCGGCCCTGCTGCACGATGCGGAGATCTCGCTCGGCGCCGCGGGCTTCGCGCTGTCCCTGTTCAACCTGCTCGGCATCGCGTCGGCGTTCGTGATGCCGACGCTCGCCGCGCGGGCCAAGTCGCAGGTCTACCCCGGCCTGCTGATCTGCCTGGGCTGGGCGGTCGGTGTCGTCGGCCTGCTGCTCGCGCCATCGCTCTACCTGGTCTGGACCTTCTTCGCCGGGCTCGCGCAGGGTGCGTCGATCTCGTTCGTATTCGCGCTGATCGTGCTGCGCTCCCGTACCCCGGATGTGGCGCGCGGGCTGTCGGGGACGGTGCAGACGATCGGGTACGTGCTGGGGGCGACGGGACCGTTCGCGATGGGCGCGCTGCGCGACTCGACGTCCGGCTGGACCGCGCCGTTGCTCGTGCTAGTCGGGGTGATCGTCGTGATGTCGGTGTGCGCGCTGGGCGCTGGACGCAACAGCACCGTGGGATGA
- a CDS encoding benzaldehyde dehydrogenase produces MTLLDAATWTGRIYSDGWVKSAGGEVADLEPATGAELGRVGLANTDDLDRAVARAVAAQPAWAATSFEERASVLRRAGALWSDHADEVRGWLVREAGSIPPKADVELHVASQECYEAAALASTPTGEVLATARPRLSLARRIPVGVVGVIAPFNYPLILSIRSVAPALAVGNAVVLKPDPRTAVSGGLLLARIFEEAGLPEGLLHVLPGGPDLGEALVAHPSVPVLSFTGSTAAGRRVGETAGRHLKRVHLELGGNSALIVLPDADLGLAASAGAFGSFLHQGQICMTTGRHLVHCDVAEEYVERLAEKADHLPMGDPATSQVALGPLIDTGQRDKVHSLVTSSVSAGARLAAGGTFEDLFYRPTVLASVTPATPAWANEVFGPVAPVTTFGSVDEAVALARDTEYGLSLGVLSADVSAAMALAERIPSGIVHINDQTVDDEAVAPFGGVGASGTGARFGSLTRNLDAFTHTQWFTMQGSIAPYPF; encoded by the coding sequence ATGACCCTGCTCGACGCCGCTACCTGGACAGGTCGGATCTATAGCGACGGATGGGTCAAGTCCGCCGGGGGTGAGGTCGCCGACCTCGAGCCCGCGACCGGTGCGGAGCTCGGCCGGGTCGGCCTCGCGAACACCGACGACCTCGACCGCGCGGTCGCACGAGCGGTCGCCGCACAGCCGGCGTGGGCGGCGACCTCCTTCGAGGAACGTGCCTCCGTGCTGCGTCGGGCGGGTGCGCTGTGGTCGGATCACGCCGACGAGGTCCGCGGGTGGCTCGTTCGGGAGGCCGGGTCGATCCCGCCGAAGGCCGACGTGGAGCTGCACGTCGCTTCGCAGGAGTGCTACGAGGCCGCGGCGCTCGCGTCGACTCCGACCGGCGAGGTGTTGGCGACCGCGCGGCCGCGGCTGAGCCTCGCGCGCCGGATCCCCGTCGGCGTGGTGGGCGTGATCGCCCCGTTCAACTACCCGTTGATCCTTTCGATCCGTTCGGTCGCGCCGGCGCTCGCCGTCGGGAACGCGGTCGTCCTGAAGCCCGACCCGCGCACCGCCGTGTCCGGTGGTCTGCTGTTGGCGCGCATCTTCGAGGAGGCCGGGCTCCCGGAGGGTCTGCTACACGTGCTGCCCGGTGGACCCGACCTGGGTGAGGCGCTCGTCGCCCACCCGTCCGTGCCGGTGCTCAGCTTCACCGGCTCGACCGCCGCGGGCCGGCGGGTGGGTGAGACCGCCGGGCGGCACCTCAAGCGCGTCCACCTCGAGCTCGGCGGCAACTCCGCGCTGATCGTGCTCCCCGACGCCGATCTCGGGCTGGCCGCGTCGGCCGGGGCGTTCGGCTCGTTCCTGCATCAGGGACAGATCTGCATGACAACAGGCAGACACCTTGTCCATTGCGACGTCGCGGAGGAGTACGTCGAGCGGCTGGCCGAAAAGGCAGATCACTTGCCTATGGGCGATCCGGCGACGTCGCAGGTGGCGCTGGGTCCGTTGATCGACACGGGGCAGCGCGACAAGGTGCACTCGCTGGTGACGTCGAGCGTCTCGGCGGGCGCGCGGCTCGCGGCGGGTGGAACGTTCGAGGACCTGTTCTATCGGCCGACCGTGCTCGCCTCGGTGACTCCGGCGACGCCGGCGTGGGCCAACGAGGTGTTCGGTCCGGTCGCGCCGGTGACGACGTTCGGCTCGGTGGACGAGGCCGTCGCCTTGGCGCGGGACACCGAGTACGGCCTGTCGCTCGGCGTGCTGAGCGCCGACGTGTCCGCGGCGATGGCGTTGGCGGAACGGATCCCATCCGGCATCGTGCACATCAACGACCAGACCGTCGACGACGAGGCCGTCGCCCCGTTCGGCGGGGTCGGAGCGTCCGGAACCGGCGCTCGCTTCGGCAGTCTCACCCGCAACCTCGACGCGTTCACCCACACGCAGTGGTTCACGATGCAGGGCTCGATCGCGCCCTACCCGTTCTGA
- a CDS encoding thiamine pyrophosphate-dependent enzyme, with product MTTVREATFDVLRACGMVDIFSNPGSTEVPFLVDLPSDFRFRLALHEGSVVGMATGFAIATERPAFVLLHTTAGLGNAVGALATARVNRAPLVVVVGQQDRRHLALEPFLTGHLTALAGPYPVWTSEPALPQDVPSAIRRACHEAAYGRGPAIVIVPRDDWDDPVADDLGLAAPLEVRRPPAIDHASVAEIASLLADSRSPAIVAGAGADTPATWTALTELVERLGCPVWQEAFGARAGFPQDHPLFAGQLPAGRVRLRETLAPYDVVLVIGTGAFRQYPFEPGPLVRSGAIVVVVADEAAAVHRSSATLGVVADPSLVCGRLVELVSRRETSRHTSRTIPPVPEGPFSARHVFAALAEQLPEDAVLVEETPSTRPLLHQYVPARAPRGFVSAAMGGLGFALPAAAGLRLGDPTRPVVAVVGDGSSMYGIQALWSAAKYGCGVLYLVLSNGGYAVMDLLAARQGGKPAWPGFDVDLRAMAEALGCPARLITDETTLRATFDEVLPGLADRREPLVLDVRVTPEEHFEP from the coding sequence GTGACGACGGTCCGCGAGGCGACGTTCGACGTGCTGCGTGCCTGCGGCATGGTCGACATCTTCAGCAACCCGGGATCGACCGAGGTGCCGTTCCTCGTCGACCTGCCGTCGGACTTTCGGTTCCGGCTCGCGCTGCATGAGGGGTCGGTCGTGGGGATGGCGACAGGTTTCGCGATCGCGACCGAACGGCCTGCGTTCGTTCTGCTGCACACCACCGCGGGCCTGGGCAACGCCGTTGGCGCGCTCGCGACCGCTCGCGTCAACCGGGCGCCGCTCGTCGTGGTCGTCGGCCAGCAGGACCGCCGCCATCTCGCGCTGGAACCCTTCTTGACCGGTCACCTCACGGCTTTGGCAGGACCCTATCCCGTCTGGACGTCGGAACCCGCCCTTCCGCAGGATGTGCCCTCGGCCATCCGTCGTGCTTGCCATGAGGCGGCCTATGGCCGCGGACCCGCGATAGTCATCGTGCCGCGAGACGACTGGGACGATCCGGTCGCCGATGACCTCGGCCTGGCCGCGCCCCTCGAGGTTCGTCGACCTCCCGCGATCGATCACGCGAGCGTCGCGGAGATCGCCAGCCTGCTGGCCGACTCTCGTTCGCCGGCGATCGTCGCCGGGGCCGGTGCGGACACTCCGGCGACCTGGACGGCTCTCACCGAACTTGTCGAACGCCTCGGCTGCCCTGTGTGGCAAGAGGCGTTCGGTGCACGGGCGGGGTTCCCGCAGGACCATCCTCTCTTCGCTGGTCAGCTGCCGGCAGGCAGAGTGCGTCTCCGCGAGACCCTCGCCCCGTACGACGTCGTGTTGGTCATCGGGACTGGGGCATTCCGTCAATATCCGTTCGAGCCTGGACCGCTGGTGCGATCCGGCGCGATCGTGGTCGTTGTCGCCGATGAGGCGGCGGCGGTTCACCGCAGTAGCGCCACTCTCGGGGTGGTCGCGGATCCCTCCTTGGTCTGCGGTCGACTGGTCGAGCTGGTGTCGCGACGCGAGACCAGCAGGCATACCTCTCGGACGATTCCGCCGGTGCCCGAGGGGCCGTTCTCCGCCCGCCACGTGTTCGCCGCGCTCGCCGAACAGCTGCCCGAAGATGCCGTCCTGGTGGAGGAAACGCCCTCCACCCGGCCGCTGCTCCACCAGTACGTCCCCGCTCGCGCACCCCGTGGCTTCGTGAGCGCCGCGATGGGTGGGCTCGGCTTCGCGCTGCCCGCCGCGGCCGGACTGCGCCTCGGCGACCCCACCCGGCCGGTTGTCGCCGTCGTCGGCGACGGCTCGTCGATGTACGGCATCCAGGCGCTCTGGAGTGCGGCCAAGTACGGCTGCGGCGTCCTCTACCTCGTCCTGTCCAACGGCGGCTACGCGGTGATGGACCTGCTCGCGGCGAGACAAGGCGGCAAGCCGGCCTGGCCGGGCTTCGACGTCGACCTCCGCGCGATGGCCGAAGCGCTGGGCTGTCCCGCCCGCCTCATCACCGACGAAACCACCCTGCGCGCGACGTTCGACGAGGTTCTGCCTGGACTCGCGGACCGCCGTGAACCCCTCGTTCTCGATGTCCGTGTGACACCTGAGGAGCACTTCGAACCCTGA
- a CDS encoding ABC transporter ATP-binding protein has product MLGSTHALDVRGLHKVYDGHGRSVEAVRDLTFGVAPGELVCIVGPSGAGKTTLLKCIAGLLPATSGEIIVDGRRVTEPPAGMAVVFQEYGRSLFPWLTVRENVELPLREKKVPKGRRAELVDEALHAVDLDEARSAYPWQLSGGMQQRVAIARAVAYEPRIMLMDEPFAAVDAQTRAELEDLVRELWRRLRVTIVFVTHDIDEAVYLGGRVLVLSASPTVVMDDVKVDLPDPRDQLSTRSSPEFARLRGHIFGLVQRAKGAR; this is encoded by the coding sequence ATGCTCGGGTCCACCCACGCTCTCGATGTCCGCGGACTGCACAAGGTCTACGACGGGCACGGCCGCTCGGTCGAGGCCGTCCGCGACCTGACGTTCGGCGTCGCGCCCGGCGAGCTCGTCTGCATCGTCGGCCCCTCCGGTGCGGGCAAGACCACGCTGCTCAAGTGCATCGCCGGACTCCTACCTGCGACCAGCGGCGAGATCATCGTCGACGGCCGCCGCGTCACCGAACCGCCGGCCGGGATGGCCGTCGTGTTCCAGGAGTACGGGCGCAGCCTGTTCCCCTGGCTCACCGTGCGGGAGAACGTCGAGCTGCCGCTGCGAGAGAAGAAGGTGCCGAAGGGGCGACGGGCCGAGCTCGTCGACGAGGCCTTGCACGCGGTCGATCTGGACGAGGCGCGATCGGCGTATCCGTGGCAGCTGTCCGGCGGCATGCAGCAGCGCGTGGCGATCGCGCGGGCCGTCGCGTACGAGCCGCGGATCATGCTGATGGACGAACCGTTCGCGGCCGTCGACGCGCAGACCCGCGCGGAGCTCGAGGACCTCGTTCGCGAGCTCTGGCGGCGGCTGCGCGTCACGATCGTGTTCGTCACGCACGACATCGACGAGGCCGTCTACCTCGGCGGTCGCGTGCTCGTTCTGTCGGCGTCGCCGACTGTCGTGATGGATGACGTCAAGGTGGACTTGCCTGACCCGCGCGACCAACTGTCGACCCGGTCGTCACCGGAGTTCGCGCGGCTGCGTGGGCACATCTTCGGCCTTGTCCAGCGGGCGAAAGGTGCACGGTGA
- a CDS encoding ABC transporter permease, with product MTVARIAWRVAMIVALPAILLALWWFLSEGSTSYYAPPLSKILKTFDDVWFTGRFGTDVVPSLLRLLAGFTIALVLGVGLGVLIGSIRSVRAFCEPALEFLRAIPPPVLVPVLILLAGIGDTMKVFVVVSGCLWPILLNTVEGVRAVDEVLTETCRCYRIVGRTRLYQLVIRSASPQIMTGVRQALSIGIILMVISEMFAASNGLGFTIIQFQRTFNVTEMWTGILLLGALGLVLALLVRLVEWRVLRWYYGLRASQRGSA from the coding sequence ATGACGGTCGCGAGGATCGCCTGGCGCGTGGCGATGATCGTCGCGCTGCCGGCCATTCTGCTTGCCCTGTGGTGGTTCCTGTCGGAAGGGAGCACGTCGTACTACGCGCCACCGTTGTCCAAGATCCTCAAGACCTTCGATGACGTGTGGTTCACCGGCCGCTTCGGGACCGACGTCGTACCGAGCCTGCTCCGGTTGTTGGCCGGCTTCACCATCGCCCTCGTTCTCGGTGTCGGTCTCGGCGTCCTCATTGGCTCGATCCGGTCCGTACGCGCGTTTTGCGAACCAGCGTTGGAGTTCCTCCGGGCGATCCCGCCGCCGGTGCTCGTACCGGTGTTGATCCTGCTCGCCGGGATCGGTGACACGATGAAGGTGTTCGTGGTCGTCTCCGGCTGCCTCTGGCCGATCCTGCTGAACACCGTCGAGGGTGTACGTGCTGTCGACGAGGTCCTCACCGAGACATGCCGCTGCTACCGCATCGTCGGGCGAACTCGCCTTTACCAGCTGGTGATTCGCTCGGCGAGCCCGCAGATCATGACCGGTGTGCGGCAGGCCCTGTCGATCGGCATCATCCTGATGGTGATCAGCGAGATGTTCGCCGCGAGCAACGGTCTGGGCTTCACGATCATCCAGTTCCAGCGCACGTTCAACGTCACTGAGATGTGGACCGGCATCCTCCTGCTCGGCGCGCTCGGTCTGGTCCTGGCGTTGCTCGTTCGCCTGGTCGAGTGGCGCGTGCTGCGCTGGTACTACGGCCTGCGCGCATCCCAGCGTGGGAGCGCATGA
- a CDS encoding ABC transporter permease — MTLRPHTVLGIAGFGTFLLLLELVPRIGIVSPEFLPPFSDMVVALFQQLLTAEFWLALLDTLKGWFLGLGIAVVLGVVIGVGIGIVPVLRELTASTIEFLRPIPSVALIPLAVLMFDTNLGSVLMLVVYASFWQVLVQTLYGVHDVDPVARETARSFRLGRWSEVRYVVWPSALPYVMTGLRLAASVALILAITAELIIGAPGLGNQIGVAQSGGAIASMYALVLVTGGLGVGVDVLFRRLERWALRWHQSVRREVMA; from the coding sequence GTGACCTTGCGGCCTCACACGGTGCTCGGTATCGCGGGCTTCGGCACGTTCTTGTTGCTGCTCGAGCTGGTGCCTCGGATCGGAATCGTGTCGCCGGAGTTCCTGCCACCGTTCAGCGACATGGTCGTCGCGCTCTTCCAGCAGCTGCTGACCGCCGAGTTCTGGCTCGCCCTTCTCGACACGCTGAAGGGGTGGTTCCTCGGGCTGGGCATCGCGGTGGTGCTGGGCGTTGTCATTGGCGTTGGCATCGGCATCGTGCCGGTGCTGCGGGAGCTCACCGCCTCGACGATCGAGTTCCTGCGCCCGATCCCGTCCGTGGCGCTGATTCCCCTTGCTGTGTTGATGTTCGACACGAATCTCGGCTCGGTCCTGATGCTCGTCGTCTACGCGTCGTTCTGGCAGGTACTCGTCCAGACGTTGTACGGCGTGCACGATGTCGATCCGGTCGCGCGGGAGACCGCGCGCTCGTTCCGGCTCGGTCGGTGGTCCGAGGTCCGGTACGTGGTCTGGCCCTCTGCCTTGCCGTACGTCATGACCGGCCTGCGGCTCGCCGCCTCGGTCGCGTTGATCCTCGCAATCACCGCCGAGCTGATCATCGGCGCCCCCGGGCTCGGCAACCAGATCGGCGTGGCCCAGTCCGGCGGCGCGATCGCCAGCATGTACGCGCTCGTGCTCGTCACCGGCGGGCTCGGCGTCGGTGTGGACGTACTCTTCCGCCGTCTCGAGCGATGGGCGCTTCGGTGGCACCAGTCGGTGCGCCGCGAGGTGATGGCATGA